The Virgibacillus siamensis genome includes a region encoding these proteins:
- a CDS encoding sensor histidine kinase, with protein sequence MKLQSQLNLAFSALLLVILTAAGFVIYSLILDMLIDDEKAELKQKGELLVQVINEQYGSMQDVQEFSDFLEEQDLQLFLYNRKQDRVLYYTMPRQFVEGFSRQDFFKDNEEDLWEIGSRKYVASRILFYPESSGMELILLTPLNDLQKVQQDFFRRMLFVFIIGAIAALLLSYFLTNKLVTPLSRLKHQLKKIEKRKFDEIRPIKASGEILEVAQSVYDMATELQRYMKTQQVFFQNASHELKTPLMTIQGYAEGIRDKVFDETDQEKGLEMMVTEVNRLKVIINEMILLAKLDSSQAEYEPENIYTTVMVQQVLDRTLPTRNEKGVEVRFDDDPDSMLFVDQEKLLRALLNVTVNAIRHAKEQVRISVNAQTITIEDDGEGISENLIPHIFHRFVKGKNGETGLGLAIARAIIEQSGGKIMVNKSELGGAKFTIQF encoded by the coding sequence ATGAAACTTCAATCACAGCTAAATTTGGCATTTTCAGCTTTATTACTTGTTATTCTGACAGCTGCCGGCTTTGTTATTTATTCGTTGATTTTGGACATGCTTATTGATGATGAAAAGGCCGAGCTGAAACAAAAAGGGGAATTACTTGTCCAAGTAATTAACGAACAGTACGGATCGATGCAGGATGTCCAGGAATTTAGTGATTTCCTGGAAGAACAGGACCTGCAATTATTTTTATATAACCGCAAGCAGGACAGGGTATTGTATTATACAATGCCCCGGCAGTTTGTGGAGGGCTTTTCCAGACAGGACTTTTTCAAAGATAATGAGGAAGATTTGTGGGAAATCGGCAGCAGAAAATACGTGGCATCACGTATTTTGTTTTACCCGGAAAGCTCTGGTATGGAGTTGATTCTGCTTACGCCCTTGAATGATTTGCAAAAAGTGCAGCAGGACTTTTTCAGACGAATGCTGTTTGTATTCATTATTGGAGCCATTGCGGCATTACTGCTTAGTTATTTTTTAACAAATAAACTGGTTACCCCGCTTAGCAGGCTGAAACACCAGCTGAAAAAAATTGAGAAACGTAAATTTGATGAAATCAGACCGATTAAGGCAAGCGGTGAAATTCTTGAAGTGGCCCAAAGTGTTTATGATATGGCAACTGAATTGCAGCGCTATATGAAAACACAGCAGGTATTTTTTCAAAATGCCAGCCATGAACTGAAAACACCGCTAATGACCATTCAGGGGTATGCGGAAGGTATCCGGGATAAAGTGTTTGATGAGACAGATCAGGAAAAAGGGCTTGAAATGATGGTGACGGAAGTGAATCGGCTGAAGGTCATTATCAATGAAATGATTTTGCTTGCCAAGCTGGATAGTTCCCAGGCTGAATATGAGCCTGAAAATATTTATACAACTGTAATGGTTCAGCAAGTACTGGACCGGACACTGCCGACCCGAAATGAAAAAGGAGTCGAAGTAAGATTTGATGACGATCCGGATAGTATGCTGTTTGTGGATCAGGAAAAATTATTGCGGGCATTGCTGAATGTTACTGTGAATGCAATCCGTCATGCGAAGGAACAGGTTAGAATTTCCGTTAATGCTCAGACAATCACTATTGAGGATGATGGAGAAGGAATTTCCGAAAACTTGATTCCGCATATTTTTCACCGGTTTGTGAAAGGTAAAAATGGAGAAACAGGACTGGGGCTTGCAATTGCCCGGGCGATCATTGAGCAATCCGGCGGTAAGATCATGGTCAATAAATCGGAGCTTGGCGGTGCAAAGTTCACCATCCAATTTTAG
- the typA gene encoding translational GTPase TypA encodes MQLREDIRNIAIIAHVDHGKTTLVDQLLKYSGTFRENEQVHDRAMDSNDIERERGITILAKNTAIKYNDTSINILDTPGHADFGGEVERIMKMVDGVILVVDSYEGTMPQTRFVLKKALEQKLTPIVVLNKIDRPNARPDDVVDEVLDLFIELGADDDQLEFPVVYASALNGTSGTEPDNQAETMDPVFTTILDHIPAPVDTQDDPLQFQITLLDYNDYVGRIGVGRVVRGKISVGQQVVVMKKDGSTKNFRISKLFGFIGLKRIEIQEAKAGDIVAIAGMDDINIGETICAQDHPEALPWLRIDEPTLQMTFLVNNSPFAGREGDYITSRRIEERLLKQLETDVSLRVDPTESPDAWVVSGRGELHLSILIENMRREGYELQLSKPQVIIKEVDGVKCEPYERVQVDVPEDYTGGVMESLGARKGEMLDMVNQGNGQVRLEFKVPSRGLIGYATEFMSQTRGYGILNHTFDAYEPIANGQVGGRREGVLVGLEHGKASTYGIMQLEDRGVIFVEPGTEIYAGMIVGEHNRENDLTVNITKEKHLTNVRSATKDQTATIRKTRQMSLEEAIEYLNDDEYCEVTPESIRLRKKILNKNEREKAAKKSKLG; translated from the coding sequence ATGCAATTAAGAGAAGATATCCGCAATATCGCTATTATTGCTCACGTTGACCATGGTAAAACGACACTTGTTGATCAGCTTTTAAAATATTCCGGAACATTCCGGGAAAATGAGCAGGTGCATGATCGTGCCATGGATTCGAATGATATAGAACGGGAACGCGGGATTACCATATTGGCGAAAAATACTGCGATCAAATATAACGATACATCCATCAACATTCTCGACACCCCGGGACACGCTGATTTTGGCGGGGAAGTTGAACGGATTATGAAGATGGTTGACGGTGTGATTTTGGTCGTCGATTCTTATGAAGGCACAATGCCGCAAACACGTTTTGTGTTAAAGAAAGCATTGGAACAAAAATTGACCCCGATTGTTGTTTTAAATAAAATCGATCGGCCGAATGCACGTCCTGATGACGTTGTTGATGAAGTTCTGGACTTATTTATTGAACTTGGAGCAGATGATGACCAGCTCGAATTCCCGGTTGTCTATGCCTCTGCACTAAACGGTACTTCCGGTACAGAACCGGATAACCAGGCTGAAACAATGGATCCGGTATTTACGACTATCTTGGATCACATCCCTGCACCGGTTGACACTCAGGATGATCCATTACAGTTCCAGATTACGTTGCTGGATTATAATGATTATGTCGGAAGAATCGGTGTCGGCCGTGTTGTCCGGGGAAAAATCAGTGTCGGTCAGCAGGTTGTTGTTATGAAAAAAGACGGATCGACGAAAAACTTCCGTATCAGTAAGCTGTTCGGCTTTATCGGGCTGAAACGGATTGAGATTCAGGAAGCAAAGGCCGGCGACATTGTGGCCATTGCCGGAATGGATGATATTAATATCGGTGAAACCATTTGTGCGCAGGATCATCCGGAGGCGCTGCCATGGCTGCGGATTGATGAACCGACACTGCAAATGACATTTTTGGTTAATAACAGTCCTTTCGCCGGGCGGGAAGGTGACTATATTACATCACGCCGGATTGAAGAACGCCTGCTGAAGCAATTGGAAACCGATGTAAGTTTGCGTGTGGATCCGACAGAGTCACCGGATGCATGGGTCGTTTCGGGACGTGGTGAACTTCACCTGTCTATCCTGATTGAAAATATGCGCCGGGAAGGCTACGAACTGCAGCTTTCCAAACCACAGGTGATTATCAAGGAAGTTGATGGTGTGAAGTGTGAACCATACGAGCGTGTACAGGTGGATGTGCCGGAAGATTATACAGGCGGTGTTATGGAATCACTCGGCGCACGAAAAGGTGAAATGCTCGACATGGTGAACCAGGGAAACGGACAGGTTCGTCTGGAATTCAAAGTGCCATCACGCGGCCTTATAGGTTACGCCACCGAATTCATGTCCCAGACACGTGGTTATGGTATTTTGAATCATACGTTTGACGCATATGAGCCAATTGCGAACGGACAGGTCGGCGGTCGTCGCGAAGGTGTTCTCGTAGGACTTGAACATGGCAAGGCATCGACTTATGGTATCATGCAGCTTGAAGACCGTGGTGTGATTTTTGTTGAACCCGGAACTGAAATTTACGCAGGGATGATCGTCGGTGAACACAACCGTGAAAATGATCTGACCGTTAATATTACTAAAGAAAAACATTTGACTAACGTTCGCTCGGCAACCAAAGACCAGACAGCAACAATCCGAAAAACACGTCAAATGTCACTGGAAGAAGCGATTGAGTATTTGAACGATGACGAATATTGTGAAGTAACACCGGAATCCATTCGACTCCGCAAAAAGATATTAAATAAAAATGAACGCGAGAAAGCGGCTAAAAAATCCAAACTTGGGTAA
- the treP gene encoding PTS system trehalose-specific EIIBC component, translated as MVKPEKIYAPLNGLISPLEDVPDPTFSQKMMGDGIAIEPTDGNVVAPLDGEIVQIFPTKHAVGILSNAGTEVLIHIGLDTVNLDGEGFEAHVKQGDKVKAGDLLVTFDLEFVREKAAGVTTPVIITNGEQVGFLEKSNETTAAAGETVLLTVEGSSESGSGKKEASPDSSGLAYSKEAAEIVNALGGEENINVATHCVTRLRFALNDEDKVSQEALENMDLVKGSFSANGQFQVVIGQGTVDKVYDAMVHQTGIGEATKDDVKAATGEKQNPLQRGIKVLADIFIPILPAIVTAGLLMGINNILANPGIFYDDKSFIEVHKNWAGVAGMINLIANTAFVFLPGLIGWSAVKRFGGNELLGVVLGLIMVHPDLLNAWSYGDALKSGDIPTWNLFGLEIDKIGYQGQVLPVLFASWVLAKIEIFMKKRVMDSLQLLIVAPVALLVTGFLTFIIIGPVTFAIGNWITDGLVAVFDQFAIIGGLVYGAIYAPLVITGMHHTFLAVDLQLIGSTGSTFLWPILALSNIAQGAAAFAMMLAAKDEKLKGLSGTSGLSAWLGITEPAMFGVNLRFKYPFIAAVIGSSIAGAFITMQHVKATSIGVGGVPGFLSIIPDGMISFFIGMAIVIVIPFIITFIIAKRKLSQ; from the coding sequence ATGGTTAAACCGGAAAAAATTTATGCGCCGCTCAACGGTCTGATTTCACCGCTTGAAGACGTTCCGGACCCGACATTTTCACAAAAGATGATGGGTGACGGCATTGCCATTGAACCAACAGATGGGAATGTGGTTGCACCGCTGGATGGGGAAATTGTTCAGATTTTCCCGACAAAGCATGCTGTTGGAATTCTTAGTAATGCAGGTACGGAAGTTCTCATTCATATTGGTTTGGACACTGTTAATTTAGATGGGGAAGGCTTTGAAGCACATGTCAAACAAGGTGATAAAGTCAAAGCCGGTGATCTGCTCGTTACGTTTGATCTGGAATTTGTTCGTGAAAAAGCTGCTGGTGTAACCACACCGGTTATCATTACTAATGGTGAGCAGGTCGGTTTTTTGGAAAAGTCAAACGAAACAACGGCCGCTGCGGGTGAGACTGTGCTGCTGACAGTTGAAGGAAGTTCTGAATCAGGCAGCGGGAAAAAAGAGGCTTCACCGGATTCATCAGGTTTGGCGTACAGCAAAGAAGCTGCTGAAATAGTAAACGCACTTGGCGGGGAAGAAAATATTAATGTGGCAACTCACTGTGTTACCCGTCTTCGTTTTGCGCTGAATGATGAAGATAAAGTTAGCCAAGAAGCCCTTGAAAATATGGATCTTGTGAAAGGTTCATTTTCTGCCAACGGACAATTCCAGGTTGTTATTGGACAAGGTACAGTTGATAAAGTATACGATGCAATGGTGCATCAGACTGGTATTGGTGAAGCAACGAAAGATGATGTGAAAGCTGCAACCGGTGAAAAACAAAATCCGCTGCAGCGCGGTATTAAAGTACTGGCAGATATTTTCATTCCAATTCTGCCTGCAATTGTAACAGCCGGTTTACTGATGGGGATTAACAATATCCTGGCAAACCCGGGGATTTTTTATGATGATAAATCATTTATTGAGGTACACAAGAACTGGGCTGGTGTAGCCGGTATGATCAACCTGATTGCCAATACTGCATTCGTCTTTTTACCGGGGTTGATTGGTTGGTCCGCTGTGAAGCGATTCGGCGGAAACGAACTGCTTGGGGTTGTACTTGGTCTGATTATGGTTCACCCGGACTTGCTGAATGCGTGGTCATATGGTGATGCACTGAAATCCGGAGATATTCCGACATGGAATCTGTTCGGTCTGGAAATTGACAAAATCGGTTATCAGGGACAGGTGTTACCGGTATTATTTGCATCATGGGTACTGGCGAAAATTGAAATATTCATGAAAAAACGAGTGATGGATTCATTGCAGCTGCTCATTGTGGCACCAGTTGCACTGCTTGTAACCGGGTTTCTAACATTTATCATAATTGGTCCGGTTACATTTGCTATCGGAAATTGGATTACAGACGGACTTGTTGCGGTATTTGATCAATTTGCCATTATTGGTGGTCTTGTTTATGGAGCTATCTATGCACCGCTTGTCATCACCGGTATGCACCATACTTTTCTTGCGGTTGATTTGCAGCTGATTGGAAGTACCGGGTCAACATTCCTGTGGCCGATACTGGCACTGTCCAATATTGCCCAAGGTGCAGCTGCGTTCGCGATGATGCTGGCTGCAAAAGATGAAAAATTAAAGGGTTTATCCGGCACATCGGGTCTTTCGGCATGGCTGGGCATTACCGAGCCGGCGATGTTTGGTGTTAACTTACGGTTCAAATATCCATTTATTGCTGCAGTTATCGGTTCATCCATTGCGGGTGCATTTATAACGATGCAGCATGTAAAAGCAACATCGATCGGTGTTGGCGGTGTACCTGGTTTCTTATCGATTATACCGGATGGAATGATTTCATTCTTTATCGGAATGGCTATTGTCATTGTTATTCCGTTCATCATTACATTCATTATCGCTAAACGGAAACTGTCACAGTAA
- the treC gene encoding alpha,alpha-phosphotrehalase — MQEAWWQKGVVYQIYPKSFHDTTGNGIGDIQGIIQKLDYIQKLGVDVIWLTPVYQSPQHDNGYDISNYYDIEPDYGTMNDFEELLKETHKRDMKLIMDLVINHTSTDHEWFEQASASRENPFRDFYIWKDGPKLPNNWQSKFGGPAWEWDEQTNQYYLHLFDTTQADLNWENKQLRGKLFDMMRFWAEKGIDGFRLDVINLISKNQDFPDDYSGDGRKFYTDGPRIHEYLHEMNQAVFSPYNMMTVGEMSSTTLESCVLYTRPGRQELDMTFQFHHLKVDYANGEKWTKAPFDFIRLKQILSDWQIGMHEGGGWNALFWCNHDQPRVVSRFGDDEKYHMESAKMLAATLHMMKGTPYIYQGEELGMTNPGFQDIRAYRDVESLNAYEKMKQEGKSEAEALAILQEKSRDNARTPMQWSKEKHAGFTSGEPWIKLADNYQTINAENAVQDPNSIFSFYQELVTLRKKYAIITYGDYQQLLAEDEHIFAYTRNWNGETLLVVSNFYPETTTAKITRKDNCEAEVLIANYNDPVQLSERIRLRPYESVVYYLK, encoded by the coding sequence ATGCAAGAGGCATGGTGGCAAAAAGGTGTTGTCTATCAGATTTATCCGAAAAGCTTTCATGATACGACAGGAAACGGAATCGGTGATATTCAGGGGATCATTCAGAAGCTGGACTATATCCAAAAACTCGGTGTTGATGTGATCTGGCTGACCCCTGTGTATCAATCGCCACAACACGATAATGGATATGATATTAGTAATTATTACGATATTGAGCCGGACTACGGCACAATGAATGATTTTGAAGAATTGCTTAAAGAGACACACAAGCGTGATATGAAGCTGATTATGGATCTGGTCATAAACCATACATCGACAGACCATGAGTGGTTTGAACAGGCATCAGCTTCCCGGGAAAATCCGTTCAGAGACTTTTATATTTGGAAAGATGGTCCTAAACTGCCGAATAATTGGCAGTCTAAATTTGGCGGTCCTGCCTGGGAATGGGATGAACAAACAAATCAATACTATTTGCATCTGTTTGATACGACCCAGGCTGACCTGAACTGGGAAAATAAGCAATTGAGGGGAAAATTGTTTGACATGATGCGGTTTTGGGCAGAAAAAGGGATTGATGGATTTCGGCTGGATGTCATTAATCTGATTTCCAAAAATCAGGATTTCCCTGATGATTATAGTGGGGACGGCCGTAAATTTTATACCGATGGACCGCGGATTCATGAATATTTGCATGAAATGAATCAAGCAGTGTTTTCACCGTATAACATGATGACAGTTGGTGAGATGTCATCGACGACATTGGAAAGTTGTGTGCTGTACACACGTCCGGGACGTCAGGAACTGGATATGACATTTCAGTTTCACCATCTGAAAGTGGACTATGCAAATGGGGAGAAGTGGACAAAGGCCCCATTTGACTTTATTAGGCTAAAACAAATTTTATCTGACTGGCAAATTGGCATGCATGAAGGTGGGGGCTGGAATGCGCTTTTCTGGTGCAATCATGACCAGCCCCGTGTCGTTTCCCGGTTTGGCGACGATGAAAAATATCACATGGAATCAGCAAAAATGCTTGCTGCAACATTGCACATGATGAAGGGAACACCGTATATTTATCAGGGTGAAGAGCTTGGGATGACAAATCCGGGTTTTCAGGATATACGTGCGTACCGGGATGTGGAATCGTTGAATGCGTATGAAAAGATGAAGCAGGAAGGAAAATCAGAAGCGGAGGCGTTGGCCATTCTGCAGGAGAAATCACGTGATAACGCGAGAACGCCAATGCAATGGTCAAAGGAGAAACATGCCGGCTTCACCTCGGGAGAACCATGGATTAAACTTGCCGATAATTATCAAACCATTAATGCGGAAAATGCGGTGCAGGATCCGAACTCCATTTTTTCCTTTTATCAGGAACTTGTCACACTACGGAAGAAATATGCTATTATTACGTATGGTGACTATCAGCAGTTGTTAGCCGAGGATGAGCACATTTTTGCCTATACGCGCAACTGGAACGGAGAGACGTTGCTTGTTGTAAGCAACTTTTACCCGGAAACAACCACCGCAAAGATTACACGTAAGGATAACTGTGAAGCGGAAGTACTCATAGCCAATTATAATGATCCGGTGCAGCTATCCGAACGAATCAGGCTTCGGCCGTATGAGTCGGTTGTGTATTATCTAAAATAA
- the treR gene encoding trehalose operon repressor — translation MQKYLSIYQDLTEKIKSNYWPKSTMLPSENELTMMYQTSRETIRKALNLLAQEGFIQKIRGKGSVIIDINKFDFPVSGIVSFKELAVRLGLDTSTIVNELNMVKADQQLQSKLDVKHHAPIWKVVRIRKITGEKIILDKDYFNPEFVPELNLEVCGDSIYDYLEKELGLNISFARKEIVVEEPTEADRELLDLEGYSNVVVIKSKVYLEDASLFQYTESRHRPDKFRFVDFARR, via the coding sequence ATGCAAAAATATTTATCCATTTATCAGGATTTAACAGAAAAAATAAAGTCAAACTATTGGCCGAAATCAACGATGCTTCCATCGGAAAATGAATTGACGATGATGTACCAAACCTCACGTGAGACGATTCGGAAGGCGCTGAACCTGCTGGCGCAGGAAGGATTTATTCAAAAAATCCGCGGGAAGGGATCTGTCATCATTGATATAAACAAATTTGATTTTCCGGTATCCGGAATTGTCAGCTTTAAGGAATTGGCTGTTAGACTTGGACTTGATACAAGCACAATTGTTAATGAATTAAATATGGTTAAAGCAGATCAGCAGCTGCAATCCAAATTGGATGTGAAGCACCATGCACCAATCTGGAAAGTAGTACGGATCCGGAAAATCACTGGTGAAAAAATTATTCTTGATAAAGATTATTTCAATCCGGAATTTGTACCGGAATTAAATTTGGAAGTATGCGGGGATTCCATTTATGACTACCTGGAAAAGGAGTTAGGGCTCAACATCAGTTTCGCACGCAAAGAAATAGTGGTGGAAGAACCAACCGAAGCGGATCGGGAACTGCTGGATCTTGAAGGCTACTCCAATGTAGTTGTCATAAAAAGCAAAGTCTATCTCGAGGACGCCAGCCTATTCCAATACACCGAATCCCGCCACCGGCCGGACAAATTCCGATTCGTCGATTTCGCCCGGCGCTAA
- a CDS encoding YkvA family protein, whose product MSRFLKRLRFLLKFHKSVPFVKDFFVSKEVRTGNKLLFFVLIIGYILIPFDIIPDFLFWFGVLDDITIAAFLLQWMVKIAPESLKRKHQLLEQDE is encoded by the coding sequence ATGAGTCGCTTTTTGAAACGGCTTCGATTTCTGTTAAAGTTCCATAAATCAGTGCCTTTTGTGAAAGATTTCTTCGTATCTAAAGAAGTCAGAACCGGAAACAAACTGTTGTTTTTCGTTCTGATTATCGGATATATTTTAATTCCATTTGATATCATCCCTGACTTTTTGTTTTGGTTCGGAGTTTTGGATGATATCACCATTGCTGCATTTCTGCTGCAATGGATGGTCAAAATAGCCCCCGAATCCCTGAAAAGAAAACATCAACTGCTTGAACAGGATGAATAA
- a CDS encoding ABC transporter permease, producing the protein MGNFMNLLINEQFKLYIRKSTWIMYILTAAIIIGLAFMSNFTAPNEKYQVDNWEQVLKDENAEMKKEADKEGMMQSFYSGQIERNNFFLKNDIQPAAYDAWQFVMENEFLLSLVSLFTIIVAAGIIANEFRWGTIKLLLIRPISRTKILAAKYVSVLIFALLTLVFVLLFSWLVGLVFFGMNGMDPHIVMHTNEGYAYVSVIERIVEGYGYQLVTLLMMATFAFMISAIFRQSALAIGLAIFLMFAGNAVVAFLAKYDWSKFILFANTDLQQYANNTAAEGMSLGFSIAVLAVYYIIFLVLTWVFFAKRDVAGL; encoded by the coding sequence TTGGGTAACTTTATGAATTTGCTGATCAATGAGCAATTTAAACTATATATCCGAAAATCAACTTGGATTATGTATATTTTGACAGCTGCTATTATTATTGGTTTGGCTTTCATGTCCAATTTTACAGCACCGAATGAAAAATACCAGGTAGACAACTGGGAGCAGGTGCTGAAAGATGAAAATGCCGAAATGAAAAAAGAGGCAGACAAAGAAGGTATGATGCAAAGCTTCTATTCCGGGCAAATTGAGAGAAACAATTTCTTTTTGAAGAATGACATCCAGCCGGCAGCCTATGATGCATGGCAGTTTGTAATGGAAAATGAATTTCTGCTGTCATTGGTAAGCCTGTTTACGATTATTGTCGCTGCAGGAATTATTGCGAATGAATTCAGGTGGGGGACCATTAAACTTCTATTGATCCGGCCAATTTCCCGCACCAAAATTCTTGCTGCCAAATATGTATCTGTGTTGATATTCGCGCTGTTGACACTGGTTTTTGTCCTTTTGTTTTCCTGGCTCGTTGGACTGGTGTTCTTTGGAATGAATGGAATGGATCCGCATATCGTCATGCACACAAATGAAGGATATGCATATGTTTCTGTTATAGAGCGGATTGTTGAAGGGTACGGTTATCAGTTAGTGACATTATTGATGATGGCGACATTCGCATTTATGATTTCGGCGATTTTCCGCCAGAGCGCACTTGCGATAGGGCTGGCAATTTTTCTTATGTTTGCCGGTAATGCAGTGGTGGCATTTCTTGCAAAATATGACTGGTCGAAATTTATACTTTTTGCCAATACAGATTTGCAGCAGTACGCCAATAATACAGCCGCAGAGGGAATGTCCCTGGGCTTTTCCATTGCAGTATTAGCCGTGTACTATATAATCTTTTTGGTGCTGACCTGGGTATTTTTTGCAAAAAGGGATGTTGCAGGATTGTAA